A window of the Cannabis sativa cultivar Pink pepper isolate KNU-18-1 chromosome X, ASM2916894v1, whole genome shotgun sequence genome harbors these coding sequences:
- the LOC115710668 gene encoding FCS-Like Zinc finger 3, giving the protein MATKMFHLAGTEDFYSSDSHFLEACYLCRKPLGYNSDIFMYRGNTPFCSKECRQEQIEFDEAKEKSWKMSSRAMRKSETNKDSTPSKTSRTGTVSVA; this is encoded by the exons ATGGCCACAAAAATGTTTCATTTGGCTGGGACTGAAGACTTTTACTCCAGTGATTCCCACTTTCTTGAAGCTTGTTACCTTTGCAGAAAACCACTTGGATATAACTCAGACATCTTCATGTACAG GGGAAATACTCCATTCTGTAGCAAAGAATGTAGACAAGAGCAAATAGAGTTTGATGAAGCAAAGGAAAAGAGCTGGAAAATGAGTAGCAGAGCCATGAGAAAATCAGAGACCAATAAGGACTCTACTCCAAGCAAAACCTCAAGGACTGGCACTGTTTCAGTAGCCTGA